A stretch of the Perca fluviatilis chromosome 17, GENO_Pfluv_1.0, whole genome shotgun sequence genome encodes the following:
- the march5l gene encoding E3 ubiquitin-protein ligase MARCHF5 has product MALAEEQPEKHCWVCFATERDDHSAEWVSPCRCKGCTKWIHQACLQRWLDEKQKGNSSGAVSCPQCGTEYHITFPKMGPLVYFLQQVDRALTRASPFAAVGVVVGTVYWSAVTYGAVTVMQVVGHKKGLYVMERADPLFLLMGLPTIPVVLVLGKMFRWEDYLVRLWQKYSYKGKLPPGGRRYVPRVPGDGFGAGDHLSVSRTLCGALVFPSIASLVGRLLFRRMPSNLQRTVLGGIAFVLIKGALKVYFKQQQCVMQSSRNILNYPERNGDGQNDGGEDDTEDTEDSGNE; this is encoded by the exons ATGGCCCTCGCCGAGGAGCAGCCGGAGAA ACACTGTTGGGTGTGTTTTGCCacggagcgagacgaccacagCGCGGAGTGGGTGAGCCCCTGCAGGTGTAAAGGCTGCACTAAATGGATCCACCAGGCCTGTCTGCAGCGCTGGCTGGACGAGAAGCAGAAAGGAAACAGCAGCGGAGCGGTCAGCTGTCCCCAGTGTGGCACTGAATACCACATTACCTTCCCCAAGATGG GCCCGTTGGTGTATTTCCTCCAGCAGGTGGACCGAGCTCTGACCCGGGCCAGTCCGTTCGCTGCCGTCGGGGTGGTGGTCGGGACCGTGTACTGGTCTGCCGTCACATACGGAGCTGTGACCGTCATGCAG gttgtgGGTCATAAGAAGGGTCTGTATGTGATGGAGCGAGCCGACCCTCTCTTCCTGCTCATGGGCCTGCCCACCATCCCCGTGGTGCTGGTGCTGGGGAAGATGTTCCGCTGGGAGGATTATCTGGTGAGGCTGTGGCAGAAATACTCCTACAAAGGGAAGCTCCcaccag gTGGCCGGCGCTACGTTCCCCGGGTCCCTGGTGACGGGTTCGGCGCCGGAGATCACCTCTCCGTGTCCAGGACTCTGTGTGGAGCGCTGGTCTTCCCCTCCATCGCCAGTCTGGTGGGACGCCTGCTGTTCAGACGCATGCCCTCTAATCTGCAGCGCACTGTGCTG GGCGGCATCGCGTTTGTGTTGATTAAGGGAGCGCTGAAGGTGTATTTCAAACAGCAGCAGTGCGTCATGCAGAGCAGCCGGAACATCCTCAACTACCCCGAGAGGAACGGAGACGGACAGAACGACGGTGGAGAGGACGACAcggaggacacagaggacagTGGAAACGAATAG